From Deinococcus apachensis DSM 19763, a single genomic window includes:
- a CDS encoding alkaline phosphatase family protein, with the protein MQRTAVINIVGLSPDLLGPHLPRLTAFAQRGRQVPVESLLPAVTCSVQATYLTGRWPSEHGIVGNGWYFRDECEVKFWRQSNRLIEAPKIWDVARERDPGFTVANICWWYNMYSSTDYAVTPRPMYPADGRKLPDCYTQPAELRDELQAKLGTFPLFTYWGPNANIASSRWIAEAAKYVEEKHSPTLNLVYLPHLDYGLQKYGPDLNAMKDDLAAIDEVAGDLIDFYERRGVSVVIVSEYGIEQAWRPVHINRALREAGLIAVREELGRELLDAGVSAAFAVADHQVAHVYVNDPARMDEVRALLERLPGVAEVLDEEGKRRYHLDHPRAGEFVVVAEPGAWFTYYYWQDDDRAPDFARTVDIHRKPGYDPVELFMDPHSPARLKAGVALAKKKLGFRYLLDVIGFDATLVRGSHGRANMGPESGPLLITSQPHLVPQPHLAPTDVFGVILAHLGLAHEAWDWSPEGEPALRGRGD; encoded by the coding sequence ATGCAACGAACCGCCGTCATCAACATCGTGGGCCTGAGCCCGGACCTGCTGGGGCCGCACCTGCCGCGCCTGACCGCGTTTGCACAGAGGGGCAGGCAGGTCCCCGTCGAGAGCCTGCTCCCCGCCGTCACCTGCTCCGTGCAGGCGACCTACCTCACTGGGCGGTGGCCGAGCGAACACGGCATCGTGGGCAACGGCTGGTACTTCCGTGACGAGTGCGAGGTCAAGTTCTGGCGGCAGTCCAACCGGCTGATCGAGGCGCCCAAGATCTGGGACGTGGCGCGGGAGCGCGACCCCGGCTTCACCGTCGCCAACATCTGCTGGTGGTACAACATGTACTCCAGCACCGACTACGCCGTCACCCCGCGTCCGATGTACCCGGCCGACGGCCGCAAACTGCCCGACTGCTACACCCAGCCCGCCGAGTTGCGCGACGAGTTGCAGGCCAAGCTGGGCACCTTCCCGCTCTTCACCTACTGGGGGCCGAACGCGAACATCGCGTCGAGCCGCTGGATCGCGGAGGCGGCGAAGTACGTGGAGGAGAAGCACTCGCCGACGCTCAACCTGGTGTACCTGCCCCACCTCGACTACGGGTTGCAAAAGTACGGCCCCGACCTGAACGCGATGAAAGACGACCTCGCCGCCATCGACGAAGTTGCAGGCGACCTGATCGACTTCTACGAGCGGCGCGGGGTGAGCGTCGTGATCGTCTCGGAATATGGAATCGAGCAGGCGTGGCGTCCGGTCCACATCAACCGCGCGCTGCGCGAGGCGGGCCTGATCGCCGTGCGCGAGGAACTGGGCCGCGAACTCCTCGACGCGGGCGTGAGCGCGGCTTTTGCCGTCGCCGACCACCAGGTCGCCCACGTGTACGTGAACGACCCGGCCCGCATGGACGAGGTCCGCGCCCTGCTGGAGCGCCTGCCCGGCGTGGCCGAGGTGCTGGACGAGGAGGGCAAGCGCCGATACCACCTCGACCATCCGAGGGCCGGGGAGTTCGTGGTGGTCGCCGAGCCCGGCGCCTGGTTCACCTACTACTACTGGCAGGACGACGACCGCGCGCCCGACTTCGCCCGCACGGTGGACATCCACCGCAAGCCCGGCTACGACCCGGTCGAACTGTTCATGGACCCGCACTCGCCCGCGCGGCTCAAGGCGGGGGTGGCGCTGGCAAAGAAGAAGCTGGGCTTCCGCTACCTGCTCGACGTGATCGGCTTCGACGCCACGCTGGTGCGCGGGTCGCACGGCCGGGCGAATATGGGGCCGGAGTCTGGACCGCTCCTCATCACCTCGCAACCCCATCTGGTTCCCCAACCCCACCTCGCCCCGACCGATGTGTTCGGCGTGATTCTGGCGCACCTGGGCCTCGCCCACGAGGCGTGGGACTGGTCGCCCGAGGGTGAGCCCGCGCTTCGGGGCCGGGGAGACTGA
- the pucL gene encoding factor-independent urate hydroxylase, protein MNTPLTLSAVNALPSAEFVRHFGGVLEHSPRYAEGVSRERPFGSVEELAAAFTAAVFWDTPEQQLALIRAHPDLAGKAALAGEVTAESASEQASAGLDRLTPEEYAEFHRLNAAYHTKFDMPYIVCVREHTKSSILAGAAERLDNTPEQERETALREIGKIARLRVLDLVRQDPEGGPAVTQPQEAQPRVKVRLGENNYGKAEVQLFKVFRGTPRHEIRDVRVRVGMIGAFEAAHVRGDNSGLLATDTVRNTIYALAKEGFQGSVEEFGQELVRHFVETGPKVTGAFAEFTEHLWDRIEVGGQGHDHAFVRQMPRHTARVDGDGRTFKVTSGIEELYVLKTTQSGWAGYLLDERFTTLPETTDRIMATFVTAKWEYNTAQVNYDDVWGRVYRQIQETFTDHYSPSLQNTLYRMGEAVLTRCPEISRIWFQMPNKHHLKYNLERFGIENEGEIFHVDPEPYGLMEAWVERA, encoded by the coding sequence TTGAACACGCCGCTCACCCTGTCCGCCGTGAATGCCCTCCCGTCCGCCGAGTTTGTGCGGCACTTCGGGGGCGTGCTGGAACACAGCCCGCGCTATGCCGAGGGGGTGAGCCGGGAGCGCCCTTTTGGAAGCGTGGAGGAGTTGGCTGCCGCCTTCACCGCCGCCGTCTTCTGGGACACCCCCGAGCAGCAGCTCGCCCTGATCCGCGCCCACCCCGACCTCGCCGGAAAGGCGGCGCTGGCGGGCGAGGTCACCGCCGAGTCGGCCTCCGAGCAGGCGTCGGCGGGGCTGGACCGCCTCACGCCCGAGGAGTACGCCGAGTTTCACCGCCTGAACGCGGCGTACCACACGAAGTTCGACATGCCCTACATCGTCTGTGTACGGGAACATACCAAGTCGAGCATCCTGGCGGGCGCGGCCGAGCGCCTGGACAACACCCCCGAGCAGGAGCGGGAAACGGCCCTGAGGGAAATCGGCAAGATCGCCCGTCTGCGCGTGCTCGACCTGGTGCGCCAGGACCCGGAAGGAGGACCGGCAGTGACCCAGCCGCAGGAGGCCCAGCCCCGTGTAAAGGTCCGGCTCGGCGAGAACAATTACGGCAAGGCCGAGGTGCAGCTCTTCAAGGTCTTCCGGGGCACCCCGCGCCACGAGATTCGGGACGTGCGCGTCCGGGTGGGCATGATCGGTGCTTTCGAGGCGGCGCACGTGCGGGGGGACAACTCGGGCCTGCTCGCCACCGATACGGTGCGGAACACGATCTACGCGCTCGCCAAGGAAGGTTTTCAGGGCAGCGTCGAGGAATTCGGCCAGGAGCTGGTCCGTCACTTCGTGGAGACCGGGCCGAAGGTCACGGGCGCCTTCGCCGAGTTCACCGAGCACCTGTGGGACCGCATCGAGGTCGGCGGGCAGGGGCACGACCACGCCTTCGTCCGCCAGATGCCCAGGCACACCGCCCGGGTGGACGGGGACGGCCGGACCTTCAAGGTGACCTCCGGCATTGAGGAGCTGTACGTCCTCAAGACCACCCAGAGCGGGTGGGCGGGTTACCTGCTCGACGAGCGTTTCACCACCCTGCCCGAGACGACCGACCGCATCATGGCGACCTTCGTGACGGCGAAGTGGGAGTACAACACGGCGCAGGTGAATTACGACGACGTGTGGGGGCGGGTCTACCGCCAGATTCAGGAGACCTTCACCGACCACTACTCGCCCAGCCTCCAGAACACCCTCTACCGCATGGGCGAGGCGGTGCTGACCCGCTGCCCGGAGATCTCGCGGATCTGGTTCCAGATGCCCAACAAGCACCACCTGAAATACAACCTCGAACGTTTCGGGATCGAGAACGAGGGCGAAATCTTCCACGTGGACCCCGAACCCTACGGCCTGATGGAAGCGTGGGTCGAGCGCGCTTGA